In one window of Ruminococcus hominis DNA:
- a CDS encoding small, acid-soluble spore protein, alpha/beta type: MMKKETIDLKCLEEDEKLKYEIAEELGLLDKVMESGWKSLSSKETGRIGGLITKRRREEKQKNENKK, encoded by the coding sequence ATGATGAAAAAAGAAACGATAGATCTAAAATGCTTAGAAGAAGATGAAAAACTGAAATACGAAATTGCTGAAGAATTAGGCCTTCTAGACAAAGTAATGGAATCAGGATGGAAATCATTATCATCTAAAGAAACAGGCAGAATTGGTGGCTTGATCACGAAGCGAAGAAGGGAAGAAAAGCAAAAGAACGAAAATAAAAAGTAA
- a CDS encoding WecB/TagA/CpsF family glycosyltransferase: protein MEEKINVFDIELNLLTAKKAMRQVMRYMGGESVSTIELIPMEVLLKGQDDAEWKQALQSVDLLLPSEREILESAEVTDQNAIQDLENNTFVRLFFRYLVKNKKKVFLLTEDEKASKLLKERIETYRKGIQFVGEAVISAQSGSKEAVINMINGVEPDCILSGLSYPWQEKFIAESKALLNARVWFGCTFLLNQQKKEEKASGKFKYFILKRLFRYQVGKTQKG, encoded by the coding sequence ATGGAAGAAAAGATAAATGTTTTTGACATTGAACTGAACCTGCTGACTGCAAAAAAGGCAATGAGGCAAGTGATGCGGTATATGGGAGGGGAAAGTGTCAGTACAATTGAACTTATTCCAATGGAAGTATTGTTAAAAGGACAAGATGATGCTGAATGGAAACAAGCATTACAGTCTGTCGATTTATTACTTCCGTCAGAGCGTGAAATTTTAGAAAGCGCAGAGGTGACGGATCAGAATGCAATACAGGATTTGGAGAATAACACATTCGTCAGATTGTTTTTTAGGTATTTAGTGAAAAATAAAAAGAAAGTTTTTTTGCTTACAGAAGATGAAAAAGCGAGCAAATTATTAAAAGAACGAATCGAAACTTACCGAAAAGGAATACAATTTGTTGGAGAAGCAGTAATCTCGGCTCAAAGTGGAAGTAAAGAAGCAGTGATTAATATGATTAATGGTGTAGAGCCGGACTGCATATTATCGGGATTATCTTATCCATGGCAGGAAAAATTTATTGCAGAGAGTAAAGCACTTTTAAACGCAAGAGTATGGTTTGGATGCACTTTCTTGTTGAACCAACAAAAAAAAGAGGAAAAGGCAAGTGGGAAATTCAAATATTTCATTCTGAAAAGATTATTTCGCTATCAAGTAGGAAAAACACAGAAAGGCTGA
- a CDS encoding PspC domain-containing protein — translation MKKLYRSKESRMLCGVCGGVGEYFNIDPTLVRLGMVLLAACSFGTGVLAYFIAAVIIPDEPSAF, via the coding sequence ATGAAAAAATTATATCGATCAAAAGAAAGCAGAATGTTATGTGGTGTATGTGGAGGTGTAGGAGAATACTTTAATATCGACCCAACATTGGTTCGATTAGGAATGGTGCTTCTGGCTGCATGCAGTTTCGGAACAGGTGTATTAGCGTATTTTATTGCAGCTGTGATCATTCCAGATGAGCCGTCTGCTTTCTAG